From Vitis vinifera cultivar Pinot Noir 40024 chromosome 3, ASM3070453v1, the proteins below share one genomic window:
- the LOC104878850 gene encoding uncharacterized protein LOC104878850 isoform X2 has product MTMGIPHSGRKLIVEKGSVKASQMPSLQDIESMMVGIDDMEEFKRVFLIFACATLLAPTSHLEGSHLLWYTPREQLLGNINWGEYVLEFFIQAIHEHRRKESVWIKGCLMFLQQRIKLELEMLGGFGKVELVSTSAEQDETEKNKAPAVDDPVDPDENEDFDVICARMEATQRQITDAQSHLNSLIASYNRDVKVLRTRFTSSHYRTDEGQPSNFHEHVNESGAPFYTNNPQHSPVHSGGQRKSFEDDLGCTNEGVSERPNVEDGVFFSNEDPLHPGPHNMLVLVQSCMNNNVDVAPQASEEIRPQRVKMKVRHHRQRAAACKSPFVQLCVSKYKRLTEEETHVADYVFDESNDPRLVPNHTFSKYCS; this is encoded by the exons ATGACGATGGGCATTCCACATAGTGGAAGAAAGTTAATTGTTGAGAAGGGAAGTGTTAAAGCTAGTCAAATGCCGAGTTTGCAAGATATAGAGTCAATGATGGTCGGCATCGATGATATGGAGGAATTTAAGCGGGTCTTCTTGATTTTCGCTTGTGCAACCTTATTGGCACCCACATCTCATTTGGAAGGTAGTCACTTGTTATGGTATACACCCCGAGAGCAGTTACTTGGGAACATAAATTGGGGAGAATATgtcttagaattttttattcaagctATACATGAACATAGGAGGAAGGAAAGTGTTTGGATTAAAGGGTGTTTGATGTTTCTACAG CAACGCATCAAGTTGGAGTTAGAAATGCTTGGAGGATTTGGCAAAGTTGAG TTGGTTAGCACATCGGCGGAGCAAGatgaaacagaaaaaaataaggCTCCTGCAGTTGATGACCCAGTTGACCCAGATGAGAATGAAGACTTTGAT GTTATTTGTGCTCGCATGGAGGCAACACAACGTCAAATCACCGATGCACAAAGTCATCTTAATAGTCTTATTGCATCATACAACCGTGACGTGAAAGTGTTGAGGACTCGTTTCACCTCTTCACACTATCGCACAGATGAAGGCCAACCGTCAAATTTTCATGAACATGTTAATGAAAGTGGTGCACCATTTTATACAAATAATCCACAACATTCACCTGTTCATTCTGGTGGTCAAAGAAAATCTTTTGAAGATGACCTTGGATGTACAAATGAAGGGGTGTCAGAAAGACCCAACGTAGAAGATGGTGTGTTCTTTTCAAACGAGGATCCCCTTCACCCTGGGCCACACAATATGTTGGTGTTAGTGCAATCGTGCATGAACAACAATGTAGATGTAGCACCACAAGCCTCAGAAGAAATACGACCACAAAGAGTAAAAATGAAAGTACGTCATCATAGGCAACGAGCAGCTGCATGTAAGTCACCTTTTGTACAATTATGtgtatcaaaatataaaaggtTGACGGAGGAAGAGACACATGTTGCCGACTATGTATTTGACGAGTCAAATGATCCTAGGTTAGTCCCAAATCACACGTTTAGCAAGTATTGTTCTTAA
- the LOC104878850 gene encoding uncharacterized protein LOC104878850 isoform X1: MTMGIPHSGRKLIVEKGSVKASQMPSLQDIESMMVGIDDMEEFKRVFLIFACATLLAPTSHLEGSHLLWYTPREQLLGNINWGEYVLEFFIQAIHEHRRKESVWIKGCLMFLQIFYFSISNFPTMYMELTTPRIAAWNDFLVKQRIKLELEMLGGFGKVELVSTSAEQDETEKNKAPAVDDPVDPDENEDFDVICARMEATQRQITDAQSHLNSLIASYNRDVKVLRTRFTSSHYRTDEGQPSNFHEHVNESGAPFYTNNPQHSPVHSGGQRKSFEDDLGCTNEGVSERPNVEDGVFFSNEDPLHPGPHNMLVLVQSCMNNNVDVAPQASEEIRPQRVKMKVRHHRQRAAACKSPFVQLCVSKYKRLTEEETHVADYVFDESNDPRLVPNHTFSKYCS, from the exons ATGACGATGGGCATTCCACATAGTGGAAGAAAGTTAATTGTTGAGAAGGGAAGTGTTAAAGCTAGTCAAATGCCGAGTTTGCAAGATATAGAGTCAATGATGGTCGGCATCGATGATATGGAGGAATTTAAGCGGGTCTTCTTGATTTTCGCTTGTGCAACCTTATTGGCACCCACATCTCATTTGGAAGGTAGTCACTTGTTATGGTATACACCCCGAGAGCAGTTACTTGGGAACATAAATTGGGGAGAATATgtcttagaattttttattcaagctATACATGAACATAGGAGGAAGGAAAGTGTTTGGATTAAAGGGTGTTTGATGTTTCTACAG ATATTCTACTTTTCAATATCTAATTTTCCAACCATGTATATGGAACTTACCACTCCTCGCATTGCTGCATGGAATGATTTTTTGGTCAAGCAACGCATCAAGTTGGAGTTAGAAATGCTTGGAGGATTTGGCAAAGTTGAG TTGGTTAGCACATCGGCGGAGCAAGatgaaacagaaaaaaataaggCTCCTGCAGTTGATGACCCAGTTGACCCAGATGAGAATGAAGACTTTGAT GTTATTTGTGCTCGCATGGAGGCAACACAACGTCAAATCACCGATGCACAAAGTCATCTTAATAGTCTTATTGCATCATACAACCGTGACGTGAAAGTGTTGAGGACTCGTTTCACCTCTTCACACTATCGCACAGATGAAGGCCAACCGTCAAATTTTCATGAACATGTTAATGAAAGTGGTGCACCATTTTATACAAATAATCCACAACATTCACCTGTTCATTCTGGTGGTCAAAGAAAATCTTTTGAAGATGACCTTGGATGTACAAATGAAGGGGTGTCAGAAAGACCCAACGTAGAAGATGGTGTGTTCTTTTCAAACGAGGATCCCCTTCACCCTGGGCCACACAATATGTTGGTGTTAGTGCAATCGTGCATGAACAACAATGTAGATGTAGCACCACAAGCCTCAGAAGAAATACGACCACAAAGAGTAAAAATGAAAGTACGTCATCATAGGCAACGAGCAGCTGCATGTAAGTCACCTTTTGTACAATTATGtgtatcaaaatataaaaggtTGACGGAGGAAGAGACACATGTTGCCGACTATGTATTTGACGAGTCAAATGATCCTAGGTTAGTCCCAAATCACACGTTTAGCAAGTATTGTTCTTAA